Part of the Capsicum annuum cultivar UCD-10X-F1 chromosome 12, UCD10Xv1.1, whole genome shotgun sequence genome is shown below.
GGGGTGAAGAGTGCAACGTTGAGGATTGATAGGCATACACGGCAAAAAACATGCCACTCCATCCCATTTAACCCAttttagctaaaaaaaaaaactatactaaaaaaataattatcgtTTTATAAAAAGTAATCGTCACATGATATTGATGTGTATAATTTAaaaagataatatatttatacGTTTGAGAATACACGTATAATATGAGTTGAAAATATCTAATCAAAATACTTTACCATCTGTTTAGATGCTTACTTGAAACATGAACATAATTTTAacgtcaaaaataaaatttatcgaCGAGTTTAAAAGATTATCAATACATTGAAACTTCAATTTATTATATTTGCTTGCATTCACCATGCAGGCGTGCACCATCCAttcattgtattttcttaaattttacttattcaaaatttgaatcctTTATTCCATCCTTTCAGATTCTGCGTATAGTGAAACTTTGTACCATGGCTATGCATCGTCCATTGTTGTTGCGATGGCTTGGTGGTTATCGAGCTTAATGATGGTAAATAGCCAAGCCATCGCAACAACCAACGGAGAAAGTTCTTTTTAGAATGGGATAGATTTATGACTCGACAAGCGGTGACTATAAGATCCTTAAAATTCATGAATGTTGCAATCTTATAAAATTCATGAATGTTGCAATAGTACTGGTGTCGAAGAATCTTGGACTGTATTGTTAACTATAAAAGATCCTTCGACTTATATTGCCATACAGAAATATAGGTTTGCAGATTGTGAACTGCTATACTGGCGTCATAATGCTAATAGTCCTCAAAAACTGTACTACTTATGGAGGATCTGACACTCATCTGTCTGTTGAAGAGTTTAAGCAATATAGATGTATCATGTACGTAACATACTATAGGGCATATTTTACCCTATAGTATAACTAGGACAAACTTAACTAGTAAACGAAagatatttttgagcctttttcctaTACCATATTGAGAAGAAGTTTCGTTTggttgggataagttatcccatcacaATGGgaaaaatggtgggataagttatctcacCACGGCTTAATCCCTCCAATCAAACAAGGGATTtaagtgattttttattttatcccgggataacttatcccttggattacttatacctcacaccaaacgatcccTGGGATTCAGAGGTTGGACAATTCTAAAGCGTAAATCGCGAACAAGGCTCTTTTAATGCGTACAAGGTATAAAAACTAAGGTGTTAGTACGTGCACGAGATCAATATCCTGCATATCGAGGTGTTTGCCATTGAATTCGTTATAAGCAGTAAAAAGGACAGTCTGGCACACTAAAGTTCCCGCTATACGCAGAGTccgaggaagggccccaccataaTGGTGTATTGTACGCAATCTTACCTTGCATAGAGCTTGTTTCCAAGGCTTATACTCATGACATTcaggtcacatgacaacaactttaccagttactccaagatatatatattatctcGATCAATTTTCGATGAAACCACAACAAGAAATAATTCTAAAACCCCAAGATTGAATTAGTatgtaagaaaagaaaatgaagcaATCTTTGGTGCAAAGAAACATATTCTCTCTCTGTATATAGCCATTATGCTTTGAGTAAAATGCAATCAAATGACATAAAGTTTCTTCTCAAAAAGACAACAAAggatcaaagataaaaaaaatgggCAGCCCGGTGCATTAAAATTCCCACTATGCGTGGGGTCTGAGGAAGGGCTGAACCACAAGAGTTGTACACAGCCTTATACACATTTATGCAAGAGGCTATTTCCACGACTTGGACCCTTGACcatcaaagataaaaaatgatCTGCATAAAATCTTTAGACTTGAAAACATCTGCATGGCCATTGTTTGTATTGCTAAATTTTTGAACTCATAAACTGTGAATGATTTTGGAGAGAGCTGAGTAGGTCCCAAAAACTGCTGATATGCTGCCTACTATGATAATAAGTATACATGCTGATAcctgcatttttttttaaaaaagacaagATTTAGGGCGGGTTCAGATCAGCGAAAAACTACactatttatacatggttaaaattatttttatgtatatatagtagatgttgaatcccATTTGGCTTCTTCGTGTATGtgtttatttcttcatattttgaacccCTTAGTGAAAATCGAGGCTCTGCCACTGACAAAAGGTTTCGGaatgtgtatatacatataatgaagaTCACATTCATCTTGAATCCACTGACTAGATTTTGGATTTTCCGTAGCACAAATGAAGTCTCATCATCGGTGTACTTAGGTTAACAAAGAAGCGAAAGTTTTGAGAGCTGTGGCTACTTAATTCAACTACATAAGTTGATGAGTCGATTTGGTTTTCACTACAACTACAACATGCACGGTGgcatctggggagggtagagtgtaggcagaccttacccctacttCACAGGTAGACCCTCGATTTAGTTTTGTCTAAAACTTGATAATTCACATTATTTTTTCCACATAACCTAAAAATTGAAACAGAAAATGGTTGGGATAACATTATGCAACCTCATAAAAGAGAAACTTCTCTTATACCTGAATGGGGCTTGTttttcccttcaaaattctcaagaagCAAGCACAAGGTAGAATCAATGTCTGAAATATAAGAGAAGTATCATATATTAGTACAATTCTATAAATACAAAAATGGAAAACAGAACCTAACTAACAAACTGGTAAAAAGGACTCACAACTAGCATCGTAAATAATGATCCGATCAACGCCATCACAAATCCTGCAGGACAATCAGTAGATAAGTTTGATACCAATTTCTTTTTTTGAGGACAAAGTTGTTCCAAACGCGTTAAGGGGATCAAGTACACAATGTTCAGACACAATATGGATAAGTACAACATAGCAGCTTAACTTACCGAAAAAGGGAATTTTCAGAGCCACGAGTAATGTGGACATCACAAGTGCTGTTCTAATGAGGATACTGTACATGTAAGATTTGGCATGGTTCGATGGTATCAACTCCTCCAAACTCATAGCTACAGGCGCCATGGTCAATGCATATTTTGTGAATGGATTAACGATCTGCAAAAGAAGATGACGATTTGTTATCACACGTTCAAGTTGCTGTATTAACGAGAAAACTCAAGCGATCAGGTTTCACTTACTGTGGTCCAAAAAGCAATCTTGGAGGCAACTAAATCTGTTGGCAAGTTTAGAGTAAACTGGGATTCTGCTGAGTCCCCAAACATCATATATCCCATGACAGCTGCTCCCGCATACAACACAGTCACAATAACAAAACTGCATCCAAATTATATCCACATTCACAATAAGGATGCAGGACAACACAATAAGTACTTTCTCGAAAAGCAGGATTCATCATCCAAGGACAAACAACCTTGgcgttgttttgaccaaatgatGTTGTAAGATGAGTACCTGGTAAAAAGGACAGCAGGGAATTGACTACGTTTCTCCAGTGACGTATATATATTGGGAAACACTGCATGGCCGGAGTAACAATATCCGTAAAGTCCAATAGCAACAGGAAGACTAGAAAGGTTCAGTACGGTTTCTTTGCTTTGAGTGCCAACGTGATCCACTAAGCCAAGCCAGTACAAGCAAATGACAACCATCACAGAAGCAATAACTCCTCCAGCTGAAAATTATAGGCATCCAATTTAGAATTCTCATCGTCCAACAGTTGAAACACGAAAACACCAAAACTTTAGAACCATCCGAAGGGAAGCTTATAAGAACTAGACAATTATTTCATCTCAAAGAGAGAAGTTAAATCTCCGAGAGTGCTGATCCCTGGATAATCTTATAACGAAGAAGAGATGTCTACGGAAAACTGACAGAACCTCACTTAATAGCTTTATTTTGCTAGTGGCTTCTACGGTGATAAAGCAAATCAATTTTGATAATATCCAGCAAAGATGTAGCATGCCAGATCATAGCAGTAAATTATCGTTTTCTCCCCTTTATCCAAGAATGAGAACTAAAAAATCTCTTAGTTGGTATATAAAACAAGATATTAGCGGTTATATAAGActacaagaaatgaaaatttcatGCAAAAGATGTAGCTATAGATGTAAACTTTATGCTGTAGGAAGTTAGACACTTACCTGAGATGTAACTAAGAACAGTGAGGTCACGCAGCCAAACAGTAGGAAGAACAGCTAGTGTGGTTAACAAAGCAAAGAGATGCCGTGCATCTATTTGGTACCCTCCCAAATTTAGATGTGCATTTGGAAATAAAGCCGACAGGTTATCTCCCTCCAAAATTATGTATTCAACACAACAGGACTGCAAGTGAAGAACAACAGGAATGAAGCATATTATCAGGATGAGGCACAATGTTAGAAATTAATAAGACGAATGACATTATGGACAACGTGTAGGCAACATAAAACTTACATATAACTCCACGTATAAAATTATCTGCATCCACAAATacatagaagaagaaaagaatcaGCATCAGGAAGCGGTGATTCTTGTATACTTATGCTTAAACTGTCAAATATGTAGCTAGTCTAAACATTAATTATGTATCGAATGAGATGATTggacaaaaatatgaaaatacggGTTTTTGTTTATCATCTTTATATCCCCGTTATCAAGCGCATTACACAATCTTATTTGAGAGTTACTATAGTTGAAGTGCAAGGACAACTGAAAGTCAATAGACCATACTGATATGATAATTCTTCCCACTGTACCGAAAGCTGCCTGGCCAATATCCGGATAAGTCTCAAGCCCTGGTTGGCTGTCTAAGCAGTATCTCAGGAGAATGCCAGTATAGTAAGAAAGCACACCGAAGATGAATAATATAGAAAGCCCTGCCCATCCACCTTCCTTCACAGCGTAAGGTGTAGAAAGGATTCCTACACCACATAGAACGTTAATACCTGAATAAAAACAAAACGAGGCATGTGTAAAACATATGTTGCTCACAAACCTTCAATGTACTATCTGTACTATCGATTACATGAGACTGTGTTCATCGAACTAACCGTTTAGGACCCCTTGGCCATAGGAACTTTGACGGGAAACTGTGAATTCATGTGCAACCGATTTCTCATCAGGAAATTTCTTAATCGCAGATCTCCTTGATGGAAGAGGAGGCAGCAAAGTATGAGAGCTATGCCGTTGTGATGCTCGGTCCTCTTCTGCTTGCGGTATGAGAGGCTTATGAAGAGAGGGCAACACTTCAGGAGTGTGTCTCCTTGTGAGCGATGAGGAAAGGAACGAGCTGCCTAAACGTGTTAATGAAGGTGTCCCCAGGAAGGTAAGATTTGGTGAGGGCACACTACTGTATATGTCCATAGATTGCCTACAAGAAGTGTTTCACAAAGATTAGAGGAGACACTGCAAACTAGATGAAACTCCGTAGAGATAAGAAGCACTCTGGAGAAAAGTTTTCCATCTTCAGTAGAGATCACAGCTAATGATTGACTGCTTGTTAACCATGGAACAACGCGCAAAGCAACTTTAACGTGCATCAGGAATCATATTGAATATCTTGTGGAGGAAAATCCAGCATAATAAAGTGACACATTAGGTTTTATCTTTCAGTAATTTCCACGTGAACGCCAGTGATAGGAACTATCAGGTTTCAGCCATACCAAATTATACACACCCGTCTCCTTCCCATTTCGACAACCTCTACTGGTTGCTTTCATCAGAGACACGATCATCAGCACCAAAACCATGTCTTGGTTGAAGACCATTGATGAGTAATACGGTGACCATTTaaactttttgaacttgaaacTCTTTAACTAAGAATGCTTCTGACATAAGGCCAGTAACTCTTAAGCCACATTACAGTTGAATATCAAATCCAACAATTTCTGTGGCGATGTTTAATTCATCATGGATAAATGGTACGGAGTACAAAACCAGAATTATAATGGTTAAGATCACAAATCAGTTCATGTATTTTACTGAAAATTTGAGACTAGATGACAATGGATGGAACATATCACAAAAATTTAACATTCGCTTAACGGAGCTGAAAGATATCACCCATCCCAAAGCTGAAAATCACCTTACCTTATATGAAAGCAGGAACCAGGTGAAAAGTGGATGTAACTAGTACTCATTCAAGAACTGGAACTACGATGGCACACGTGAGTTTATGCCAAACGATTCATCTTTCGACACAGTTCATAATGGAAAAAGTATCATTCAATGAACAGAGAAACCTCATTATGCTaccaaacaacaacaacgacaacaactcAAATCAAGCAAGTTTCAATCGACTATAAGAATCTTCACTGACCATGTTGCTCCATTTCAGCTCACTTAAGAATACTACGACACAAGATAAACGGTACTTCTACTTCCGTTTCAATTTTTTTGTCTTACTTTCCTGTTTAGTCCGTTTAGAAGAATGCCTCTTTCCCTTCTTTCACAACTCTTTCATTCTAACTTTCcacgtggcatgtttaagactTCAAGATTAAAGGGAATTTGGTACACTCTACATATCTTTAGTCTAACATCACAAGATTAAAacttcttctttactttcttaaactccgtgtagTCAAGACCAAACAAACAAACTGAAACGGAGGGATTAGAATTTAAACCTCATTATGCTaccagaaaaggaaaaaaaactcaaaaagccAAATGATTCAAACATCTATTCCAACTCAAGACATTGAAATGATCCAAAAGGAAATCTTGTGAATACCTATAACTCTGAGGCCAAGCAGGGTTGAAGGAGCTAGGTTTGCTCTCGAGCCgattatcatgattatcatcctcATCATTAGAGTAATTTGAAGTATCAGATTCATTCCCATCTCCATTTTCAGATTTATCCAATTGCTTCtcttgatgatcatcctcttcgTCGCTCTCGATATAGAAACTGTGTTCAGAGACAGAATTCTTCATCTTCTGTCTCTCTTTAAACCTTCAAAAACTCTGCATAACACAAATTCCTCAACCCCTTAACACAAAATTATCTCCTTAGAGATTCATTTTCTCCATTAAAGACTATACAATCAAAACTCTAAATGGAAACTACTAACAAATCATCAACAAAATTTGGTggtatttttaaatcttttcaaGCAAAATGTCTTGGTTAGATATGAAGATACATGCATATTAAACCCCTtccttcgtcgaaaaattatactactGCACAAATAAGATGCAAAACAAGAATTATACACGTAAATTAGTGGCaccacataaaaaaaaaagaaagtccaAAGTTTGAAAAAGCAAGAATCTTTTTCattcaaaaataaagattataaaagaaAGATAAGATACAGTTCAAATCAGAATCTAGGTGCGGAATCCAACCTTCACCTACGAACCAACTGAACTACTAAAATTTTCCGTAACAAACCaaaagtaaaagagaaacaaaaaacaGTATATCCCTGAAATTATGGGGGTAGAA
Proteins encoded:
- the LOC107850629 gene encoding amino acid transporter AVT1C yields the protein MKNSVSEHSFYIESDEEDDHQEKQLDKSENGDGNESDTSNYSNDEDDNHDNRLESKPSSFNPAWPQSYRQSMDIYSSVPSPNLTFLGTPSLTRLGSSFLSSSLTRRHTPEVLPSLHKPLIPQAEEDRASQRHSSHTLLPPLPSRRSAIKKFPDEKSVAHEFTVSRQSSYGQGVLNGINVLCGVGILSTPYAVKEGGWAGLSILFIFGVLSYYTGILLRYCLDSQPGLETYPDIGQAAFGTVGRIIISIILYVELYSCCVEYIILEGDNLSALFPNAHLNLGGYQIDARHLFALLTTLAVLPTVWLRDLTVLSYISAGGVIASVMVVICLYWLGLVDHVGTQSKETVLNLSSLPVAIGLYGYCYSGHAVFPNIYTSLEKRSQFPAVLFTSFVIVTVLYAGAAVMGYMMFGDSAESQFTLNLPTDLVASKIAFWTTIVNPFTKYALTMAPVAMSLEELIPSNHAKSYMYSILIRTALVMSTLLVALKIPFFGFVMALIGSLFTMLVTLILPCACFLRILKGKTSPIQVSACILIIIVGSISAVFGTYSALSKIIHSL